The proteins below come from a single Aegilops tauschii subsp. strangulata cultivar AL8/78 chromosome 6, Aet v6.0, whole genome shotgun sequence genomic window:
- the LOC109773286 gene encoding uncharacterized protein translates to MPSAATRSSSMGAGDIEFALDLDDVAARAAKADCIGALACGRASFSYHRLPEPPLRLTVRKLDDSYFGVQIARSAAVWELKAAIQGVFIALYNDMENAVTWQHVWSHFCLCFKDEKMTDDRATLRAFGIKDGDELHFAQHLSVDYSPCKSSKSQRATSHRRSRTTVEDCSVRPRSLMDDLIEEDEGEKKLAATRHSTSILDEDFCVYEHHEQHVEEDRKKGSYVRGWFSYSRLRGNRRTHSENIEQPSCEKGSRPKLGKWLSSKMSKARSK, encoded by the exons ATGCCGTCGGCCGCCACCCGCTCGTCGTCTATGGGCGCGGGCGACATTGAGTTCGCCCTCGACCTCGACGACGTCGCCGCCCGCGCAGCCAAGGCGGACTGCATCGGCGCGCTCGCCTGCGGCCGCGCAAGCTTCTCCTACCACCGCCTCCCCGAGCCGCCGCTCCGCCTCACCGTCCGCAAGCTCGACGATTCCTACTTCG GTGTGCAGATCGCCAGGTCGGCCGCTGTGTGGGAGCTCAAGGCGGCGATACAAGGCGTGTTCATCGCTCTCTACAATGACATGGAGAATGCTGTCACTTG GCAGCACGTGTGGAGCCACTTCTGCTTATGCTTCAAGGATGAGAAAATGACGGATGACAGGGCAACCTTGCGTGCATTTGGTATAAAAGATGGTGATGAG CTCCATTTCGCCCAGCATCTCTCCGTTGACTACAGCCCTTGCAAGAGTTCAAAAAGTCAAAGGGCAACATCTCACAGAAG GTCAAGGACTACAGTGGAAGATTGTAGTGTCAGACCAAGGAGTTTGATGGATGACCTGATTGAAGAAGATGAGGGCGAGAAGAAGCTTGCCGCTACTAGGCATTCGACCAGTATTCTGGATGAAGATTTTTGTGTTTATGAGCACCACGAGCAGCACGTGGAGGAAGATCGTAAGAAAGGAAGCTATGTTCGCGGTTGGTTCTCATACTCTAGATTGAGGGGTAACAGGAGAACACACTCCGAGAATATTGAGCAACCCTCTTGCGAAAAGGGCAGTCGACCAAAGCTAGGGAAATGGCTGTCTTCCAAAATGTCGAAGGCCCGGAGTAAATGA